The following proteins come from a genomic window of Daphnia carinata strain CSIRO-1 chromosome 6, CSIRO_AGI_Dcar_HiC_V3, whole genome shotgun sequence:
- the LOC130686350 gene encoding uncharacterized protein LOC130686350, with the protein MHPQFKYNGGHYNWGMQQPYWNYNSHLMNSSYQTPSTVPEFPSQQNIGAITSYRPNESHHLQLHAESSSGPSTSRDSSSYYTTDSPSSLPIPKKVNHDKEKYFSDLAKINEKLSMIDKKINPVNECIEEIDEGIASLPLKNLVLEAFEKILKKDENLKKLVSFQ; encoded by the exons ATGCATCCGCAATTTAAGTACAATGGTGGTCATTACAACTGGGGAATGCAGCAGCCGTACTGGAACTATAATTCACATTTAATGAATTCTTCTTATCAAACACCATCAACTGTCCCTGAATTTCCGAGCCAGCAAAATATTGGAGCAATAACAAGCTATAGGCCAAATGAATCACATCATCTGCAACTTC atgctGAAAGTAGTTCCGGCCCTTCTACATCCCGAGATTCTTCGTCTTATTATACTACGGATTCTCCATCGTCTCTTCCCATTCCAAAGAAAGTCAATCACGACAAAGAGAAATACTTCTCTGACCTTGCCAAGATTAATGAAAAGTTGTCTAtgatcgataaaaaaattaatccagTTAACGAATGCATTGAGGAAATAGATGAAGGCATTGCTTCTCTTCCATTAAAAAACTTAGTATTGGAAGCATTcgaaaaaattcttaaaaaagatgaaaatctgAAGAAGCTAGTAAGTTTTCAataa